The Bacillus sp. BGMRC 2118 genome contains a region encoding:
- a CDS encoding DMT family transporter — MNTSYTKAYFALMVGIITVSVSAIFVRLADAPSSVTAFYRMFFSVMLMAPIFFLKYKHELKRINKRDWTYSIIAGFFLALHFVLWFESLRYTSVASSTVLVTLQPLFAFIGTYLFFKEKLTIRAVVSGLFAVLGSFVISWGDFRISGLALWGDILALVACLLVTVYLLFGQDVRSRLSLISYTFIVYTVSAITLFFYVLVSGDSFFSYKNEQWMYFVLLAIFPTLLGHTMFNYALKWVSTSVISVTILLEPVGASILAYYLLNENIYTYQVIGGIIVIIGICLFMFSNRRDNSQIESKGA; from the coding sequence ATGAATACATCATACACGAAGGCTTATTTCGCTTTAATGGTTGGAATCATCACTGTGTCTGTGTCTGCTATTTTTGTAAGACTAGCAGATGCTCCATCTTCAGTTACTGCATTTTATCGTATGTTTTTTTCGGTTATGTTGATGGCGCCCATTTTCTTTCTTAAATACAAACATGAATTGAAGAGAATAAATAAGAGAGACTGGACTTATTCAATAATAGCTGGTTTCTTCTTAGCTTTACATTTTGTCTTATGGTTTGAATCACTTCGTTATACTTCTGTTGCAAGCTCAACAGTATTGGTCACTCTTCAACCTTTGTTTGCTTTCATCGGTACATATCTATTCTTCAAGGAAAAGTTGACCATACGTGCAGTGGTTAGTGGCCTGTTTGCTGTTTTGGGTAGTTTTGTTATTAGTTGGGGGGATTTTAGAATAAGTGGTCTTGCCCTTTGGGGAGATATACTTGCCCTTGTTGCCTGCTTATTAGTAACGGTTTACTTATTATTTGGTCAAGATGTTAGGAGTAGGCTTTCACTAATAAGTTATACATTTATCGTATATACAGTTAGTGCGATCACATTGTTTTTTTATGTACTCGTAAGTGGCGATTCATTTTTCTCATACAAGAATGAGCAATGGATGTATTTTGTCTTACTAGCTATTTTTCCAACGTTATTAGGACATACAATGTTTAACTATGCATTAAAGTGGGTGAGTACTTCCGTTATTTCCGTTACGATACTGCTAGAACCAGTAGGAGCATCAATATTGGCCTATTATCTATTAAATGAAAATATATACACTTATCAAGTAATTGGTGGAATCATAGTCATAATAGGAATATGTTTGTTTATGTTTTCAAATAGAAGAGATAATAGTCAAATAGAAAGTAAAGGAGCCTAG